In Streptomyces sp. NBC_00433, a single genomic region encodes these proteins:
- a CDS encoding FtsK/SpoIIIE domain-containing protein — translation MRVTVTVVQQGVEAQDVVITADDSASAGDVAAALARATGVEQPPAGDRFGGGTVVAFPGMRQPSDEPARLWADGVGCDPRAPAVAVLRDGMRVTVDDSIGPFMRAGEPSGRYELRVCAGPGAGRVARLGLGTATVGSGQRCTVSVPDDPALHALAARVSVGADGRVTLAAEPDAGLTLEGEPVGGEREWPTGAQVRAGSSVLVLDVPSEPDAHLSPMGEGGLAYNRPPRLKSLPPRPRLYVPQPPGKTDSARFQTIAALVPLVFGLAMYFMVQQVYMLLFCVMSPVMLIGQWVSESREGKKRNRNTAKQYKADLAAHEITLEGARLIDRAERRAAFPDAAEILLFATGPRRRLWERRLTDPDALRLRIGVADLPADIELLPAGHLPEGAPHPVPPQVNDVPVPLPLPEIGVVGVAGVRDRALATARWLVAQAAVLHSPRDLSMVLLSSEPDAGQAWGWAHWLPHLAPQQGQDCVALVGTDGEATGRRITELLQELDRRKADSLSAGGGGRLRPDPYVLVVLDGARLLRRTPGVPQLLQEGPRFGILALCLDADERLLPEEVRAAVCWAPHDGGRVHLRGAGLEVLGDILADQVGGDWCQLVARSLAPVRDVSRDDADSALPTSARLLDLLGMPDPTGQDVAEVWRRGGSSTAAPIGVGADGTFVLDIRRDGPHALVAGTTGAGKSELLQTVITSLAVVNRPDALNFVLIDYKGGSAFQDCARLPHTVGMVSDLDAHLTERALASLAAELHHRETILFGAGTKDIEDYNDARRLRPELEPMPRLVLIIDEFASLVAELPDFVAGLVDIARRGRSLGVHLVLATQRPAGVVSADIRANTNLRIALRVTDADESRDVIDAPDSGAIAKSTPGRAYVRSGAQSLVGVQSARIGGRRPARGQQRAKAAVQGLGWAALGRPLPRGADDDADDGTMVTDLAVLVDAIADAAALLGLPAPRKPWLDPLPEHVTVEEVAAPSGGAGASGGAALAGAGSGAGSGSGSGSGSGSGRAWQDVAPVAYGLTDLPAQQARAPLAVDVVHGEHVLIVGGPRSGRSTALRTFAGSLARDTSPQDVHLYGIDCGANALLPLVGLPHCGAVVTRDQPERLARLLDRLSGEVSRRQQLLAVRGASSAAEQRALAATPEERLPWMVLLLDNWEGYTSTFEAYNYGKLIEGANRLFREGAAAGLKVVMTADRSGFNGQISSVFADKLILRMADPNDYTTGGLSAREVPKAMPSGRALRPTDRGVQESQIALLAPEPSGQAQVEALQRIGRGAAERYRQLPRRTRPMRVDALPPRITAAEAMALEPGFAPPSPLWALLGVGGDELMPLGVDLQESGPGFVIAGPQKSGRSTTLITAARSVLANGVPVVLVTPRRSPLRDLAGGPGVLGLLGADASQDDLRELTAKAAGGPYVVVVDDGELIYDTPLDAALEGVVKSGLDGDHALIAAGSADQMGSQYRGFLVEARRSRNGLLLAPQGSTEGDLFNVRLPRDVGGGPTGRGLLVRGGELVQIQAVGPD, via the coding sequence ATGCGGGTGACCGTGACGGTCGTACAGCAGGGTGTCGAGGCACAGGACGTCGTGATCACGGCGGACGACAGCGCGAGCGCCGGGGATGTCGCCGCGGCGCTGGCCAGGGCCACCGGAGTCGAACAGCCGCCTGCGGGCGACCGATTCGGCGGGGGCACGGTCGTGGCCTTCCCCGGGATGCGGCAACCGTCGGACGAGCCCGCTCGGTTGTGGGCCGACGGGGTCGGCTGCGACCCGCGGGCACCTGCCGTCGCTGTGCTGCGGGACGGCATGCGTGTCACCGTGGACGACTCGATCGGTCCTTTCATGCGCGCCGGAGAGCCGTCGGGGCGCTACGAATTGCGGGTGTGCGCGGGTCCTGGCGCCGGCCGGGTGGCCCGTCTCGGGCTCGGCACGGCGACCGTCGGCTCCGGGCAGCGCTGCACCGTCTCCGTACCGGACGACCCGGCGCTCCACGCGCTGGCGGCGCGGGTGTCGGTGGGCGCGGACGGCCGCGTGACGCTGGCTGCGGAGCCGGACGCCGGACTGACGCTGGAGGGCGAGCCGGTCGGCGGTGAGCGGGAGTGGCCGACGGGTGCGCAGGTCAGGGCGGGCAGCAGCGTACTGGTGCTCGATGTGCCGAGCGAGCCCGACGCGCATCTGTCGCCGATGGGCGAGGGCGGCCTGGCCTACAACCGCCCGCCGCGGCTCAAATCCCTTCCGCCGAGGCCGCGTTTGTATGTGCCGCAGCCGCCGGGAAAAACCGACTCCGCCAGGTTCCAGACCATCGCCGCGCTGGTGCCGCTGGTTTTCGGGCTCGCGATGTATTTCATGGTGCAGCAGGTGTACATGCTGCTCTTCTGCGTGATGAGTCCGGTGATGCTGATCGGGCAGTGGGTCAGCGAATCGCGCGAGGGAAAGAAACGCAACCGCAATACCGCGAAGCAGTACAAGGCGGATCTCGCCGCTCACGAAATCACCTTGGAGGGCGCCCGTTTGATCGATCGGGCGGAGCGGCGGGCGGCATTCCCCGACGCCGCGGAGATCCTGCTTTTCGCGACCGGCCCGCGACGGCGGCTGTGGGAGCGGCGTCTCACCGACCCGGACGCGCTGCGGCTGCGGATCGGCGTCGCCGACCTGCCCGCCGACATCGAGCTGCTGCCGGCGGGCCATCTGCCGGAAGGCGCACCGCACCCGGTGCCGCCGCAGGTCAACGACGTGCCGGTGCCGCTCCCGCTGCCCGAGATCGGGGTCGTCGGAGTGGCGGGAGTACGTGACAGGGCGCTGGCCACCGCACGCTGGCTGGTCGCGCAGGCAGCCGTCCTGCACAGCCCGCGCGACCTGTCGATGGTGCTGCTGTCGTCGGAGCCGGACGCCGGCCAGGCGTGGGGCTGGGCGCACTGGCTGCCGCACCTGGCACCGCAGCAGGGCCAGGACTGCGTGGCGCTGGTCGGCACCGACGGCGAGGCGACCGGCCGCCGGATCACCGAACTGCTCCAGGAGTTGGACCGCCGCAAGGCCGACTCCCTGTCCGCGGGCGGCGGCGGCCGGCTGCGACCCGACCCGTACGTCCTGGTGGTGCTGGACGGTGCCCGGCTGTTGCGGCGCACCCCCGGCGTACCGCAACTGCTCCAGGAGGGGCCGCGGTTCGGGATCCTCGCGCTGTGTCTGGACGCCGACGAGCGGCTGCTTCCCGAGGAGGTGCGGGCCGCGGTGTGCTGGGCACCGCACGACGGCGGCCGGGTGCATCTACGGGGCGCCGGACTTGAGGTGCTCGGCGACATCCTCGCCGACCAGGTCGGCGGCGACTGGTGCCAACTGGTGGCCCGGTCCCTCGCCCCGGTCCGCGACGTCAGCCGCGACGACGCCGACAGCGCGCTGCCCACCTCGGCCCGGCTCCTCGACCTGCTCGGCATGCCGGACCCGACCGGGCAGGACGTCGCCGAGGTCTGGCGGCGCGGCGGTTCGAGCACCGCGGCGCCCATCGGCGTCGGCGCGGACGGCACCTTCGTGCTGGACATCCGCAGGGACGGCCCGCACGCCCTGGTCGCGGGCACCACAGGCGCCGGCAAGTCCGAACTCCTGCAGACGGTCATCACCTCGCTTGCCGTCGTCAACCGCCCCGACGCGCTCAACTTCGTGCTCATCGACTACAAGGGCGGCAGCGCCTTCCAGGACTGCGCCCGGCTGCCGCACACCGTGGGCATGGTCTCCGACCTCGACGCGCACCTGACCGAGCGCGCCCTGGCCTCGCTGGCCGCCGAGTTGCACCACCGCGAGACGATCCTCTTCGGGGCGGGCACCAAGGACATCGAGGACTACAACGACGCGCGGCGGCTGCGGCCCGAGTTGGAGCCGATGCCGCGGCTGGTACTGATCATCGACGAGTTCGCCTCGCTGGTCGCCGAACTCCCGGACTTCGTCGCCGGACTGGTCGACATCGCCCGGCGCGGACGGTCGCTGGGCGTGCACCTGGTGCTCGCCACACAGCGCCCGGCCGGTGTGGTCAGCGCCGACATCCGCGCCAACACCAATCTGCGCATCGCGCTGCGGGTCACCGACGCGGACGAGTCCCGGGACGTCATCGACGCCCCCGACTCGGGCGCCATCGCCAAGTCCACGCCGGGCCGGGCCTATGTGCGCTCCGGCGCCCAGTCGCTGGTCGGCGTGCAGTCGGCGCGGATCGGCGGGCGCCGTCCGGCGCGGGGGCAGCAGCGTGCCAAGGCTGCTGTGCAGGGGCTGGGTTGGGCCGCGCTCGGGCGTCCGCTACCGCGCGGGGCGGACGACGACGCGGACGACGGCACCATGGTCACCGACCTGGCGGTGCTCGTGGACGCGATCGCGGACGCGGCGGCGCTGCTGGGGCTGCCGGCACCGCGCAAGCCGTGGCTGGACCCGCTGCCCGAGCATGTGACGGTGGAGGAGGTGGCGGCTCCGTCGGGCGGGGCGGGGGCGTCGGGGGGTGCCGCGCTCGCGGGCGCCGGCTCGGGCGCCGGCTCGGGCTCGGGCTCGGGCTCGGGCTCGGGCTCCGGTCGGGCATGGCAGGACGTGGCACCGGTCGCGTACGGGCTCACCGACCTGCCCGCGCAGCAGGCCAGGGCGCCACTGGCGGTGGACGTGGTGCACGGCGAGCACGTGCTGATCGTCGGCGGTCCGCGCTCCGGCCGGTCCACCGCGCTGCGTACGTTCGCCGGTTCGCTTGCCCGTGACACGTCGCCGCAGGACGTGCACCTCTACGGCATCGACTGCGGCGCCAACGCCCTGCTCCCGCTGGTGGGTCTGCCGCACTGCGGCGCCGTCGTCACCCGGGACCAGCCGGAGCGCCTGGCACGGCTGCTCGACCGGCTGTCGGGCGAGGTGTCGCGGCGGCAGCAACTCCTCGCCGTGCGCGGGGCGTCCAGCGCGGCCGAGCAGCGGGCTCTGGCGGCGACGCCGGAGGAGCGGCTGCCGTGGATGGTGCTGCTGCTCGACAACTGGGAGGGCTACACGTCCACCTTCGAGGCCTACAACTACGGCAAGTTGATCGAGGGCGCCAACCGGCTCTTCCGGGAGGGCGCGGCGGCCGGCCTCAAGGTCGTGATGACCGCGGACCGTTCGGGCTTCAACGGACAGATTTCCTCGGTCTTCGCCGACAAGCTGATCCTGCGGATGGCCGACCCCAACGACTACACCACCGGCGGCCTCTCGGCCCGCGAGGTGCCCAAGGCCATGCCCTCGGGGCGGGCGCTGCGGCCCACCGACCGCGGGGTGCAGGAGAGCCAGATCGCGTTGCTCGCACCGGAGCCGTCCGGGCAGGCGCAGGTCGAGGCGCTGCAACGGATCGGGCGCGGCGCCGCGGAACGCTACCGCCAACTGCCGAGGCGCACCCGGCCGATGCGGGTGGACGCGCTGCCGCCGCGCATCACGGCCGCGGAAGCGATGGCGCTGGAACCGGGCTTCGCCCCGCCGTCCCCGCTGTGGGCGCTGCTCGGGGTGGGCGGCGACGAACTGATGCCGCTGGGCGTCGACTTGCAGGAGTCCGGCCCCGGCTTCGTGATCGCCGGCCCGCAGAAGTCGGGCCGGTCCACGACGCTGATCACCGCGGCCCGCTCGGTGCTGGCCAACGGGGTGCCGGTGGTGCTGGTCACCCCGCGCCGCTCGCCGCTGCGCGACCTCGCCGGTGGGCCCGGGGTGTTGGGCCTGTTGGGCGCCGACGCGAGCCAGGACGACCTCAGGGAGCTGACGGCGAAGGCGGCGGGCGGGCCGTACGTGGTCGTCGTGGACGACGGCGAGCTGATCTACGACACTCCGCTGGACGCCGCGTTGGAGGGCGTCGTGAAGTCCGGACTCGACGGTGACCACGCGCTGATCGCCGCCGGGTCCGCCGACCAGATGGGCTCGCAATACCGCGGCTTCCTGGTGGAGGCGCGGCGCTCGCGCAACGGCCTGCTGCTGGCCCCGCAGGGTTCGACCGAGGGCGACCTCTTCAACGTCCGGCTGCCGCGCGACGTTGGGGGCGGCCCCACCGGCCGCGGACTGCTGGTGCGGGGCGGGGAACTGGTGCAGATCCAGGCGGTGGGCCCGGACTGA
- a CDS encoding ATPase, T2SS/T4P/T4SS family, with protein MSEIDHQLVKRFRQDAGDRIAEQRRLDQVAGEIAMSPEDERQFARAIIAQILEDYARAEITVGRTPPDALAEEAYAAAVHAALFGVGRLQPLLDDPEVENIDINGCDQVFVGYADGREIQVEPVAETDEELVELIQVLGAYSGLSSRPFDTANPQLDLRLPDGSRLSAVMDVTRRPALSIRRARLGKVFLADLVGNHTLTPELGSFLSAAVLARKNVMIAGATNAGKTTLLRALANVIPAQERLITVERALELGLDQFPELHPNVVAFEERLPNSEGQGAISMAELVRRSLRMNPSRVIVGEVLGDEIVTMLNAMSQGNDGSLSTIHANSSAEVFNRISTYALQARERLPVEASQMLVAGAIDFVVFVQRRNDYQHGGTLRRVVTSVREVNGVDGRVLSSEVFAQGRDGVAMPHAPLSCLDELLACGYQPTGVWR; from the coding sequence ATGAGCGAGATCGACCACCAGCTGGTCAAGCGGTTTCGGCAGGACGCCGGCGACCGCATCGCCGAGCAGCGCCGGCTCGACCAGGTGGCCGGCGAGATCGCCATGTCCCCGGAGGACGAGCGGCAGTTCGCGCGGGCGATCATCGCGCAGATCCTGGAGGACTACGCGCGCGCCGAGATCACCGTCGGCCGCACCCCGCCCGACGCGCTGGCCGAGGAGGCCTACGCGGCGGCCGTGCACGCGGCGCTCTTCGGCGTAGGCCGGCTGCAACCGCTCCTGGACGACCCGGAAGTGGAGAACATCGACATCAACGGCTGCGACCAGGTCTTCGTCGGTTACGCGGACGGCCGCGAGATCCAGGTCGAGCCGGTCGCCGAGACCGACGAGGAACTCGTCGAGCTGATCCAGGTGCTGGGCGCCTACTCCGGCCTGTCCTCGCGCCCCTTCGACACCGCCAACCCGCAACTCGACCTGCGGCTGCCCGACGGTTCCCGGCTGTCCGCCGTCATGGACGTGACGCGCCGCCCCGCGCTGTCCATCCGGCGTGCCCGGCTCGGCAAGGTCTTCCTCGCCGACCTGGTCGGCAACCACACGCTGACGCCGGAGTTGGGCAGCTTCCTGTCGGCGGCGGTGCTGGCCCGCAAGAACGTGATGATCGCCGGGGCCACCAACGCGGGCAAGACCACGCTGCTGCGGGCGCTGGCCAACGTCATCCCGGCCCAGGAGCGCCTGATCACCGTCGAGCGGGCCCTGGAGCTGGGCCTCGACCAGTTCCCCGAACTGCACCCCAACGTGGTGGCGTTCGAGGAGCGGCTGCCCAACTCCGAGGGCCAGGGCGCCATCTCGATGGCGGAGCTGGTGCGCCGCTCGCTGCGCATGAACCCCTCCCGGGTCATCGTCGGCGAAGTGCTGGGCGACGAGATCGTCACCATGCTCAATGCCATGTCGCAGGGCAACGACGGGTCGCTGTCCACCATTCACGCCAACAGCTCCGCCGAGGTCTTCAACCGCATCTCCACCTACGCGCTCCAGGCGCGCGAAAGGCTGCCGGTCGAGGCTTCGCAGATGCTGGTCGCGGGCGCGATCGACTTCGTGGTCTTCGTCCAGCGCCGCAACGACTACCAGCACGGCGGCACCCTGCGCCGCGTCGTCACCTCGGTCCGCGAGGTCAACGGCGTCGACGGCAGGGTCCTTTCCAGCGAGGTCTTCGCCCAGGGCCGCGACGGTGTGGCGATGCCGCACGCGCCGCTGTCCTGCCTCGACGAACTCCTCGCATGCGGCTACCAGCCCACGGGGGTGTGGCGGTGA
- a CDS encoding type II secretion system F family protein encodes MTGVLSLSVMYGLLAGALAGGGVALLVVALRGWAPKPEAAGRTSADRASELVRFLSQRGSVAAVAGIAVMALTRWAVLGIATALLVFTWDRLFGGAADERAAMKRVEALASWTESLRDTIAGAVGLEQAIPASARAAAPALRSHLESLVDRLRSRTPLPDALQHLADEINDASADIIIAALILNSRLRGPGLRDVLGALAKSAREEVDMRQRVMAQRASTRRSVQIVVIVSVVVVLALAIFNRSFVEPYGTLVGQLVLAVVCALFAGGFWWLRSLSKVETPARFLVHSPEPHSQRQEVGHR; translated from the coding sequence ATGACCGGAGTCCTCTCCTTGTCCGTGATGTACGGACTTCTCGCCGGAGCGCTGGCCGGCGGCGGTGTGGCGCTCCTCGTGGTCGCGCTCCGCGGCTGGGCCCCCAAACCCGAGGCGGCGGGCCGGACGTCCGCCGACCGCGCCTCTGAGCTGGTCCGCTTCCTGTCGCAGCGCGGCTCGGTCGCCGCGGTGGCCGGGATCGCCGTCATGGCGCTGACCCGGTGGGCCGTACTCGGGATCGCGACGGCGCTGCTGGTCTTCACCTGGGACCGGCTCTTCGGCGGCGCCGCGGACGAACGCGCCGCGATGAAGCGCGTCGAGGCCCTCGCGTCCTGGACCGAGTCGCTGCGCGACACCATCGCCGGAGCGGTCGGCCTCGAACAGGCCATCCCCGCCTCGGCCCGCGCGGCGGCCCCCGCGCTGCGCTCCCATCTGGAGTCGCTGGTGGACAGGCTGCGCTCGCGCACCCCGCTGCCCGACGCGCTCCAGCACCTCGCCGACGAGATCAACGACGCCTCCGCCGACATCATCATCGCCGCCCTGATCCTCAACTCCCGGCTGCGCGGCCCCGGACTGCGCGACGTCCTGGGCGCGCTGGCCAAGTCCGCCCGCGAGGAAGTGGACATGCGGCAGCGGGTGATGGCGCAGCGGGCCAGCACCCGGCGCAGCGTACAGATCGTCGTCATCGTCTCGGTGGTCGTCGTCCTGGCCCTGGCGATCTTCAACCGCAGCTTCGTCGAGCCGTACGGGACGCTGGTCGGCCAGCTGGTGCTGGCCGTCGTGTGCGCCCTCTTCGCCGGCGGCTTCTGGTGGCTGCGCAGCCTGTCGAAGGTCGAGACGCCGGCCCGCTTCCTGGTCCACTCGCCCGAACCGCACTCCCAGCGCCAGGAGGTGGGACACCGATGA
- a CDS encoding type II secretion system F family protein: protein MNVIALAALLGAVTGLGVFALIRALAPGRPSAAATIAEIDALRAAGPASGPAPRATDLRGRVGQRIAAFYLRQGWEMRSLRADLAVLDRSWEGFLATKILLSASGLVFGPFLFAIVWQLGFGVSPIVPVWLALACAALFFFLPDVEVRRDAADKRKDLRRVIGAYLDLVAMNLAGGRGLPEALMTAAEVSDGWALVRIRSCLADARITGISQWVALGRLGAELGVDELQDLSVALGLVADDGAKVRESLSSRAETMRHRELAEIEGSAGENSQSMLVAQLMLAAGFLVFLIFPAAMRIFQA from the coding sequence ATGAACGTCATCGCACTCGCGGCACTGCTCGGCGCCGTCACCGGACTCGGCGTCTTCGCCCTGATCAGGGCGCTCGCCCCGGGCCGCCCCAGTGCCGCGGCCACCATCGCGGAGATCGACGCGTTGCGGGCGGCCGGGCCCGCCTCGGGACCCGCACCGCGGGCGACGGACCTGCGCGGCAGGGTAGGGCAGCGGATCGCCGCCTTCTACCTCCGACAGGGCTGGGAGATGCGCTCCCTGCGCGCCGACCTGGCCGTACTGGACCGCAGTTGGGAGGGCTTCCTCGCGACCAAGATCCTGCTGTCCGCCTCCGGGCTGGTCTTCGGGCCCTTCCTCTTCGCCATCGTGTGGCAACTCGGCTTCGGCGTCAGCCCGATCGTGCCGGTCTGGCTCGCGCTGGCCTGCGCGGCACTCTTCTTCTTCCTGCCCGACGTCGAAGTGCGCCGCGACGCCGCCGACAAGCGCAAGGACCTGCGCCGGGTGATCGGCGCGTATCTGGACCTGGTCGCGATGAACCTGGCCGGCGGGCGCGGCCTGCCCGAGGCGCTGATGACCGCCGCCGAGGTCAGCGACGGCTGGGCCCTGGTCCGTATCCGCAGCTGCCTGGCCGACGCCCGGATCACCGGCATCAGTCAGTGGGTCGCGCTCGGCAGGCTCGGGGCGGAGCTCGGCGTGGACGAACTCCAGGACCTCTCCGTCGCGTTGGGCCTCGTCGCCGACGACGGCGCCAAGGTCCGCGAGTCGCTGTCCTCCCGCGCGGAGACCATGCGGCACCGCGAACTCGCCGAGATCGAGGGCTCGGCAGGCGAGAACTCGCAGTCCATGCTCGTCGCGCAGCTCATGCTCGCGGCGGGATTCCTGGTCTTCCTGATCTTCCCGGCCGCCATGCGCATCTTCCAGGCCTGA
- a CDS encoding pilus assembly protein produces MSSLHAFRRALRGRFAAARGDSGVGRRTADDRGMTAIEFVFLTPIVFGVIFLTVQFAMYYFAAHVAQAAARAGAREARAQAAVHDDWKDRAATKANGYIEQLGGSLLTSHEVDVERDGDNVSVEVVGHVPSILGIGITVDERSQGPVERFVQGG; encoded by the coding sequence ATGAGCAGCCTGCATGCGTTCCGCCGAGCCCTGCGCGGCCGCTTCGCCGCCGCACGCGGGGACAGCGGCGTGGGTCGGCGCACGGCGGACGACCGCGGCATGACCGCGATCGAGTTCGTCTTCCTGACGCCGATCGTCTTCGGAGTCATCTTCCTGACCGTGCAGTTCGCGATGTACTACTTCGCCGCGCACGTCGCGCAGGCTGCCGCACGCGCCGGAGCCCGCGAGGCCCGCGCGCAGGCGGCCGTGCACGACGACTGGAAGGACCGGGCGGCCACCAAGGCGAACGGCTACATCGAACAGCTCGGCGGCAGCCTGCTGACGTCCCACGAAGTCGACGTCGAGCGGGACGGGGACAACGTCAGCGTCGAGGTCGTCGGGCACGTCCCGTCGATCCTCGGCATCGGGATCACCGTGGACGAACGGTCCCAGGGCCCCGTCGAACGCTTCGTGCAGGGCGGGTGA
- a CDS encoding pilus assembly protein has translation MATLTPAAARLRRAHAARGAGADAGISTIEIVILAPLLILFILVLVAFGQLVDGRGALDGAARDAARAGSLQGQRDAADRAALQAATDDLQGICDGAVHMTTEGTNWTPDGGRYAVQLSCTVRGLAVVGLDIPTTMTSQFAAPLDPYRRYE, from the coding sequence ATGGCGACACTGACCCCCGCGGCCGCCCGGCTGCGGCGCGCGCACGCGGCGCGGGGGGCGGGGGCGGACGCGGGGATCTCGACCATCGAGATCGTGATCCTTGCGCCGCTGCTGATCCTCTTCATCCTGGTGCTCGTCGCCTTCGGCCAACTGGTCGACGGGCGGGGCGCGCTGGACGGCGCCGCACGCGACGCCGCCAGGGCGGGCTCGCTGCAAGGGCAGCGCGACGCCGCCGACCGGGCCGCGCTGCAGGCCGCGACCGACGACCTCCAGGGAATCTGCGACGGCGCGGTCCACATGACCACCGAGGGCACCAACTGGACCCCGGACGGCGGCCGTTACGCCGTCCAGCTGTCCTGCACGGTCCGCGGCCTCGCGGTGGTCGGGCTCGACATCCCCACCACCATGACCAGCCAGTTCGCCGCACCGCTCGACCCCTACCGGAGGTACGAGTGA
- a CDS encoding pilus assembly protein TadG-related protein gives MKLLRARCAAATGADTGDRGSGAIAVVIFALLFIALAAFVVDGGMTLAKRERAADLAEQAARAAAQDIDVEALRGAQDLGATAPINYTNCDADIRAFLLAAGLDTDDVRASRCVAPTDADQVTVEVRLTYQPMMSGFFLTGDQHAKGVASAQSLTR, from the coding sequence GTGAAGCTCCTGCGCGCACGCTGCGCCGCCGCCACCGGTGCCGATACCGGTGACCGAGGCTCCGGCGCCATCGCGGTCGTCATCTTCGCGCTGCTCTTCATCGCGCTGGCCGCCTTCGTGGTCGACGGCGGCATGACCCTCGCCAAACGCGAGCGCGCCGCTGACCTCGCGGAGCAGGCCGCCCGCGCCGCCGCCCAGGACATCGACGTGGAGGCGCTGCGCGGCGCCCAGGACCTCGGCGCGACCGCACCGATCAACTACACCAACTGCGACGCCGACATCCGCGCCTTCCTGCTGGCCGCGGGCCTCGACACCGACGACGTTAGGGCCTCGCGCTGCGTGGCGCCGACCGACGCCGACCAGGTCACCGTCGAAGTGCGGCTCACCTACCAGCCGATGATGAGCGGCTTCTTCCTCACCGGCGACCAGCACGCCAAAGGGGTCGCCTCCGCCCAGTCGCTGACCCGCTGA